The following are encoded in a window of Streptomyces sp. 11x1 genomic DNA:
- a CDS encoding cation acetate symporter, giving the protein MVTFSASVADAFSLRLTFVLFLTVVVITLFTALLTAPQRDEIGEFYLGNRDMSPLRNGLAMCGDYLSAATLLGSTGLVALTGYDGLLYLGGTVVAWMMVLLLIAEPLRNAGKFTLGDALARRLPLRQRQVRLALAVCTLSVCTLYLVAQLVGSIALMTQFVGEPGPTTRTMIVIIIGSIVTIYAAIGGMPGATFIQVIKAVMLVAGVTVVAFLVLNRFDWNIDGLLASATAGSGLGDQYLQPGLRYGAGPISKIDFFSLQLAIVLGLAALPHVMMRLFAPRRTRVLRASVVWAVGLVGFVCLMAGVLGLGATAVVGREAIADIDHKGDAAVLLLAHELGGEVLTAIVSALAFVTLLAVAAGLMLAAASSVAHDLYGEVIRKGRAKETQELTVARIAAVILGALSMLFALLAWGTNTATLAFLAFAIAASAILPTLVYSLFWRGFTARGALLSLYGGLATSVLLVLFSPVVSSTPGSVYPQADFAWFPLQNPGIVSIPAGFLLGWLGSRLGPRERENVYADFEVQALVGRPEVSTGAGTGHG; this is encoded by the coding sequence ATGGTGACCTTCTCCGCGAGCGTGGCCGACGCGTTCAGCCTGCGGCTGACGTTCGTGCTGTTCCTGACCGTCGTCGTGATCACCCTGTTCACCGCCCTGCTGACGGCGCCGCAGCGGGACGAGATCGGCGAGTTCTACCTCGGCAACCGTGACATGTCGCCCCTGCGCAACGGCCTCGCCATGTGCGGTGACTACCTCTCGGCCGCGACCTTGCTCGGCAGCACCGGCCTAGTCGCCCTCACCGGGTACGACGGTCTGCTCTACCTCGGCGGCACGGTCGTCGCCTGGATGATGGTGCTGCTGCTCATCGCCGAACCCCTGCGCAACGCCGGGAAGTTCACCCTCGGCGACGCCCTGGCCCGGCGGCTCCCGCTGCGTCAGCGGCAGGTCCGGCTGGCGCTCGCCGTCTGCACGCTCTCCGTGTGCACCCTGTACCTCGTGGCCCAACTGGTCGGCAGCATCGCGTTGATGACACAGTTCGTCGGCGAACCCGGCCCGACCACCCGCACGATGATCGTGATCATCATCGGCTCCATCGTCACCATCTACGCGGCCATCGGCGGGATGCCCGGCGCGACGTTCATCCAGGTGATCAAGGCCGTGATGTTGGTCGCCGGGGTCACGGTGGTCGCGTTCCTGGTGTTGAACCGCTTCGACTGGAACATCGACGGCCTCCTGGCGTCCGCCACCGCGGGCAGCGGACTGGGCGACCAGTACCTGCAGCCCGGTCTGCGCTACGGGGCGGGACCGATCAGCAAGATCGACTTCTTCAGTCTCCAACTGGCCATCGTGCTCGGGCTCGCCGCGCTCCCCCACGTCATGATGCGACTGTTCGCACCGCGCCGGACCAGGGTGCTGCGCGCCTCGGTGGTGTGGGCGGTGGGGCTGGTCGGGTTCGTGTGCCTGATGGCCGGCGTGCTGGGCCTCGGCGCCACGGCCGTCGTCGGCCGTGAGGCCATCGCCGACATCGACCACAAGGGCGACGCGGCCGTCCTGCTCCTCGCCCACGAACTGGGCGGTGAGGTGCTCACGGCGATCGTCTCGGCCCTGGCCTTCGTCACCCTGCTCGCGGTCGCCGCCGGTCTCATGCTCGCCGCGGCCTCGTCCGTCGCCCACGACCTGTACGGCGAGGTGATCCGCAAGGGCAGGGCCAAGGAGACGCAGGAACTGACCGTGGCCCGGATCGCCGCGGTGATCCTGGGGGCCCTGAGCATGCTGTTCGCCCTCCTCGCCTGGGGCACCAACACCGCCACGCTCGCGTTCCTGGCCTTCGCGATCGCCGCGTCCGCCATCCTGCCGACCCTCGTCTACAGCCTGTTCTGGCGGGGGTTCACGGCGCGCGGCGCCCTGCTCAGCCTGTACGGCGGTCTGGCCACCTCGGTACTGCTGGTGCTGTTCTCGCCGGTGGTCTCCTCCACCCCCGGGTCGGTCTATCCGCAGGCCGACTTCGCGTGGTTCCCGCTGCAGAACCCCGGCATCGTGTCGATCCCCGCGGGCTTCCTGCTGGGATGGCTCGGCTCCCGCCTCGGTCCCCGGGAGCGGGAGAACGTCTACGCGGACTTCGAGGTCCAAGCCCTGGTCGGCCGACCAGAGGTGAGCACCGGCGCCGGTACCGGCCACGGGTGA
- a CDS encoding DUF485 domain-containing protein has protein sequence MSNHEARYGSSAPPPPARTSRQPIHAHSEFRSISSSFRRFGITATALSVGAFLSYVLLSSFAPGVMNERLIGHLTLGLTLGLAQFAVMGLTAFLYVRHMRENIDPVVRRLRAQMEEHEAEQRQVRAERRFGAW, from the coding sequence GTGTCCAACCATGAGGCACGGTACGGCAGTTCGGCCCCACCTCCCCCTGCACGGACAAGCCGACAGCCCATCCACGCCCATTCTGAATTTCGTTCAATAAGCTCGTCATTTCGCAGATTCGGGATAACGGCGACCGCATTGTCCGTCGGCGCATTCCTGTCGTACGTCCTCCTGTCGAGTTTCGCGCCAGGAGTCATGAATGAGCGATTGATCGGACATCTGACGCTCGGGCTGACCCTGGGCCTCGCGCAGTTCGCCGTCATGGGCCTGACCGCGTTCCTGTACGTCCGGCACATGCGCGAGAACATCGACCCGGTCGTCCGGCGGCTCCGCGCCCAGATGGAGGAGCACGAGGCCGAGCAGCGCCAGGTTCGGGCCGAACGGCGGTTCGGCGCATGGTGA
- a CDS encoding ferredoxin reductase has product MYEPTAPTGTTAARPPFSPPTRFAVPGRIAVSNREAARWQTATLTEIRRETPAVSTFRFAVPGWAGHLPGQHLMLRLTAGDGYTAQRHYSLASPPDDTGHIELTLDHVEGGEVSGWFHTEARPGDVVEVRGPLSGFFAWPGDRPALLIGAGSGVVPLMSMLRHHRGRGLDVPLRLLVSARGPEELIYAAEYGTETTAVFTRRAPKGVPVGRLSAAQVAPVLAERPPGGWEAYVCGSNAFAEHASRLLVAAGQPVDRIRIERFG; this is encoded by the coding sequence GTGTACGAGCCGACCGCACCGACCGGGACGACAGCGGCGCGCCCGCCCTTCTCGCCGCCCACCCGGTTCGCCGTGCCCGGCCGCATCGCCGTGAGCAACCGGGAGGCTGCCCGGTGGCAGACGGCCACCCTGACGGAGATCCGGCGGGAGACGCCCGCCGTGTCCACGTTCCGGTTCGCGGTGCCCGGGTGGGCGGGACATCTGCCGGGGCAGCACCTGATGCTGCGGCTGACCGCAGGTGACGGTTACACGGCGCAGCGCCACTACTCGCTGGCGTCCCCGCCGGACGACACGGGGCACATCGAGCTGACCCTGGACCACGTCGAGGGCGGTGAGGTCTCCGGCTGGTTCCACACCGAGGCCCGGCCGGGCGACGTGGTGGAGGTGCGCGGCCCGCTCAGCGGTTTCTTCGCCTGGCCCGGGGACCGGCCCGCGCTGCTGATCGGCGCCGGTTCCGGTGTCGTACCGCTGATGTCGATGCTCCGCCACCACCGCGGGCGGGGGCTCGACGTGCCCCTGCGGCTGCTGGTGTCCGCGCGCGGACCGGAGGAGCTGATCTACGCGGCGGAGTACGGCACGGAGACCACGGCCGTGTTCACCCGGCGGGCGCCCAAGGGCGTGCCGGTGGGGCGGCTGTCGGCGGCGCAGGTGGCGCCGGTGCTGGCCGAGCGACCACCGGGCGGGTGGGAGGCATACGTGTGCGGCTCCAACGCGTTCGCCGAGCACGCCTCGCGGCTGCTGGTGGCGGCGGGACAGCCGGTGGACCGCATCCGCATCGAGCGGTTCGGCTGA
- a CDS encoding sulfite oxidase-like oxidoreductase codes for MNVTRGFTGRPRVHHPGLPPGQYDVGDDWPVLSAEVTPDLAPVDWTFRIDGLVAEPRTWDWDEAHALPASGYEGDIHCVTSWSKFGVRFGGVSLDAFWDVVRPDASATHVVAYSHSGYTTNLPLADLTGGRAWIAWEYDGEPLPAEHGGPARLLVPHLYFWKSAKWIAGLRLLDHDEPGFWEQNGYHARGNPWEEQRYSGD; via the coding sequence ATGAACGTCACCCGAGGCTTCACCGGACGCCCCCGCGTCCACCACCCAGGGCTGCCGCCCGGCCAGTACGACGTCGGCGACGACTGGCCCGTCCTGTCGGCCGAGGTCACCCCCGACCTCGCGCCCGTCGACTGGACGTTCCGGATCGACGGTCTGGTGGCGGAGCCTCGCACCTGGGACTGGGACGAGGCGCACGCACTGCCCGCCTCGGGGTACGAGGGCGACATCCACTGCGTGACGAGCTGGTCGAAGTTCGGGGTGCGCTTCGGGGGCGTCTCGCTGGACGCGTTCTGGGACGTGGTCCGGCCCGACGCGTCCGCCACGCACGTGGTCGCGTACTCGCACAGCGGTTACACCACGAACCTCCCGCTCGCCGACCTCACCGGCGGACGTGCCTGGATCGCATGGGAGTACGACGGCGAGCCGCTGCCCGCCGAGCACGGCGGTCCGGCGCGGCTGCTGGTGCCGCACCTGTACTTCTGGAAGAGCGCCAAGTGGATCGCGGGCCTGCGGCTCCTCGACCACGACGAGCCCGGCTTCTGGGAGCAGAACGGGTACCACGCGCGGGGCAACCCGTGGGAGGAACAGCGGTACTCCGGTGACTGA
- a CDS encoding putative protein N(5)-glutamine methyltransferase: protein MPLLSLTSVVTALRAAGCVFAEDEAELILSSARTPDEVTAMVDRRVAGLPLELVLGWAEFAGLRITVEAGVFVPRRRTEFLVEQALATAPRARVVVDLCCGSGAVGAALAASLDGAELHAADIDPAAVRCARRNLARYDGHAHVGDLYAALPDELRGRIDILAANVPYVPTGEVPLLPSEARDHEPLVALDGGTDGLDVLRRVAAEASDWLAPGGCLVVETSRRQAPLALDAFRSSGLTARTAVAEEAHAHVVIGTRA from the coding sequence ATGCCACTTCTCTCCCTCACCTCCGTCGTCACGGCACTGCGCGCCGCCGGTTGCGTCTTCGCTGAGGACGAGGCGGAGTTGATCCTCTCGTCCGCCCGCACCCCGGACGAGGTCACCGCCATGGTCGACCGGCGCGTCGCGGGCCTGCCCCTCGAACTCGTTCTCGGCTGGGCGGAGTTCGCCGGACTGCGCATCACCGTGGAAGCCGGCGTCTTCGTCCCGCGCCGCCGCACCGAGTTCCTCGTCGAGCAGGCCCTCGCCACCGCCCCCCGCGCCCGTGTCGTCGTCGACCTCTGCTGCGGCTCCGGCGCGGTGGGCGCCGCCCTGGCCGCGTCGCTCGACGGCGCCGAACTGCACGCTGCCGACATCGACCCGGCGGCGGTCCGCTGCGCCCGGCGCAACCTCGCGCGCTACGACGGCCACGCCCACGTGGGCGACCTCTACGCCGCGCTCCCCGACGAACTGCGGGGCCGGATCGACATCCTCGCGGCGAACGTCCCGTACGTCCCTACCGGCGAGGTCCCGCTCCTGCCGAGCGAGGCCCGCGACCACGAGCCCCTGGTCGCCCTCGACGGCGGCACGGACGGCCTCGACGTCCTGCGCAGGGTCGCCGCCGAGGCCTCCGACTGGCTCGCCCCGGGCGGCTGCCTCGTCGTCGAGACCAGCCGCCGCCAGGCCCCGCTCGCCCTCGACGCCTTCCGCAGCTCCGGCCTCACCGCCCGCACGGCCGTCGCGGAGGAGGCACACGCCCACGTGGTGATCGGCACCAGAGCCTGA
- a CDS encoding NADPH-dependent 2,4-dienoyl-CoA reductase gives MSRYPHLLSPLDLGFTTLPNRVLMGSMHVGLEEAERGFERMAEFYAARARGGVGLIVTGGIAPNEAGRPYEGGAKLTTDAEADRHREITDAVHREGGRIAMQILHFGRYAYHRDLVAPSALQAPISPFVPHALTDAGVEQTIDDYANAARLARRAGYDGVEIMGSEGYLINEFIAAGTNHRDDRWGGSYENRMRFPVEIVRRVREAVGEDFIVVYRLSMLDLVPGGSTLDEVVTLAKAVEAAGATIINTGIGWHEARIPTIATSVPRGAYTWVTKKLMGEVSVPLVTTNRINTPELAEELLADGHADMVSMARPMLADPDFVNKAREGRSDAINTCIGCNQACLDHTFSGKITSCLVNPRACHETELVLSPTRRRKRVAVVGAGPAGLACAVSAAERGHEVTLFDAASEIGGQLNVARRVPGKQEFDETLRYFRTQLDAHGVDVRLGTRVTADDLTATAYDEVVVATGVTPRTPELPGVDHPKVLGYLDVLRDNAPVGDRVAILGAGGIGFDVAEFLTDGGEKTSEDPAAYFRQWGVDMNYHAPGGLAAPERPAPPRSVHLLQRKTTKVGAGLGKTTGWIHRTELKHRGVTMVPGVQYDLIDDAGLHVTVDGVRQVLEVDTVVLCTGQDPRRDLYDDLIAAGCSAHLIGGADVAAELDAKRAIKQGTELAAAL, from the coding sequence ATGAGCCGTTACCCGCACCTGCTGAGCCCGCTCGACCTGGGCTTCACCACGCTCCCCAACCGCGTGCTCATGGGCTCCATGCACGTGGGCCTGGAGGAGGCCGAGCGCGGCTTCGAGCGCATGGCGGAGTTCTACGCCGCCCGGGCGCGCGGGGGAGTGGGCCTCATCGTCACCGGCGGCATCGCGCCCAACGAGGCCGGCCGGCCGTACGAGGGCGGCGCCAAGCTCACCACCGACGCCGAGGCCGACCGGCACCGCGAGATCACCGACGCCGTACACCGCGAGGGCGGCCGGATCGCGATGCAGATCCTGCACTTCGGCCGGTACGCCTACCACCGCGACCTCGTCGCGCCGAGCGCGCTGCAGGCCCCGATCAGCCCGTTCGTCCCGCACGCGCTCACCGACGCCGGGGTCGAGCAGACGATCGACGACTACGCGAACGCGGCCCGCCTCGCCCGCCGGGCCGGGTACGACGGCGTCGAGATCATGGGCTCCGAGGGCTATCTGATCAACGAGTTCATCGCCGCCGGGACCAACCACCGCGACGACCGTTGGGGCGGCTCGTACGAGAACCGCATGCGTTTCCCCGTCGAGATCGTGCGCCGGGTGCGCGAGGCGGTCGGCGAGGACTTCATCGTCGTCTACCGGCTGTCGATGCTCGACCTGGTCCCCGGCGGCTCGACTCTCGACGAGGTGGTCACACTGGCGAAGGCCGTCGAGGCGGCCGGGGCGACCATCATCAACACGGGCATCGGCTGGCACGAGGCCCGTATCCCCACCATCGCGACCTCGGTGCCGCGCGGCGCGTACACCTGGGTGACGAAGAAGCTGATGGGTGAGGTCTCCGTCCCGCTCGTCACCACCAACCGCATCAACACCCCGGAACTGGCCGAGGAGTTGCTCGCGGACGGCCACGCCGACATGGTGTCCATGGCCCGCCCGATGCTCGCCGACCCGGACTTCGTCAACAAGGCGCGCGAGGGCCGCTCCGACGCCATCAACACCTGCATCGGCTGCAACCAGGCATGCCTGGACCACACCTTCAGCGGCAAGATCACCTCATGCCTGGTCAATCCGCGCGCCTGCCACGAGACGGAACTCGTGCTCTCCCCGACCCGGCGGCGCAAGCGCGTCGCGGTCGTCGGAGCGGGCCCGGCGGGACTCGCCTGCGCGGTGAGCGCGGCCGAACGCGGCCACGAGGTCACCCTGTTCGACGCGGCGAGCGAGATCGGCGGCCAGCTGAACGTCGCCCGCAGAGTCCCCGGCAAGCAGGAGTTCGACGAGACGCTGCGCTACTTCCGCACCCAACTCGACGCGCACGGCGTCGACGTACGCCTGGGCACCCGGGTCACGGCCGACGACCTCACGGCGACGGCGTACGACGAGGTCGTCGTCGCCACCGGTGTCACCCCCCGCACCCCCGAACTCCCCGGCGTCGACCACCCCAAGGTCCTCGGCTATCTGGACGTCCTGCGCGACAACGCTCCCGTCGGCGACCGCGTCGCCATCCTCGGCGCCGGCGGCATCGGCTTCGATGTCGCCGAGTTCCTGACCGACGGCGGCGAGAAGACCAGCGAGGACCCGGCCGCGTACTTCCGGCAGTGGGGCGTCGACATGAACTACCACGCCCCCGGCGGTCTCGCCGCCCCCGAGCGGCCCGCGCCGCCGCGCTCGGTCCACCTGCTCCAGCGCAAGACCACCAAGGTCGGCGCCGGGCTGGGCAAGACCACCGGCTGGATCCACCGCACCGAACTCAAGCACCGCGGCGTGACCATGGTTCCCGGGGTCCAGTACGACCTGATCGACGACGCCGGGCTGCACGTCACCGTCGACGGCGTCCGTCAGGTGCTGGAGGTCGACACGGTCGTCCTGTGCACCGGCCAGGACCCGCGCCGCGACCTCTACGACGACCTGATCGCCGCGGGGTGCTCCGCGCACCTCATCGGCGGGGCCGACGTGGCGGCCGAACTGGATGCCAAGCGGGCGATCAAGCAGGGGACGGAGCTGGCGGCGGCACTGTAG
- a CDS encoding fibronectin type III domain-containing protein: MRRASVAALVLVPTLCGSLLLTAGCAVKERPGGRPPPAPPGVTADAGSATSVHVMWNRAPGDTEIAAYEVYRGGTKVKDVPGDERMVDITRLTPSTTYVFTVRARSTSGDLGPPSAGVRATTPPAGPADRRPPSRPERLDGKVLGSSTVRLSWEPSTDDRVVESYDILQGGSKIHGVGGDRTSAVVTGLRPGTRYSFTVRARDAADNVSPVSAEVRLSTRPGADDGRGTAPTGFRAEARRHDGAYSVELSWLPPPVDGIVMEYEIQLDGRPATTLVWGGAPPRGRASYGFYVGEKAGVTYRVRIRAKLPDGTWGGFSVERTVTTGG; the protein is encoded by the coding sequence GTGCGACGCGCCTCCGTGGCGGCACTCGTCCTGGTGCCCACGCTCTGTGGCTCGCTGCTCCTCACGGCCGGCTGCGCGGTCAAGGAGCGCCCCGGCGGCCGCCCGCCGCCCGCCCCGCCCGGCGTCACCGCCGACGCGGGCAGCGCCACCAGCGTGCACGTCATGTGGAACCGGGCACCCGGGGACACGGAGATCGCCGCGTACGAGGTGTACCGGGGCGGGACCAAGGTCAAGGATGTGCCGGGCGACGAGCGCATGGTGGACATCACCCGGCTCACGCCCTCCACCACGTACGTGTTCACCGTGCGGGCCCGCAGCACCTCCGGGGACCTCGGGCCGCCGAGTGCGGGGGTCCGCGCCACGACACCCCCCGCCGGCCCGGCGGACCGGCGGCCCCCGAGTCGGCCGGAGCGCCTCGACGGAAAGGTGCTCGGGAGCAGCACGGTGCGCTTGTCGTGGGAGCCGTCGACGGACGACCGGGTCGTGGAGTCGTACGACATCCTGCAAGGCGGCTCGAAGATCCACGGTGTGGGCGGGGATCGGACGTCGGCCGTGGTCACGGGGTTGCGGCCCGGCACCCGGTACTCCTTCACCGTGCGGGCCCGGGACGCCGCGGACAATGTCTCGCCCGTGAGCGCGGAGGTACGGCTCAGCACCCGTCCGGGAGCGGACGACGGGCGGGGCACCGCGCCCACCGGGTTCCGTGCGGAAGCACGCCGGCACGACGGGGCGTACTCCGTCGAACTGTCCTGGCTTCCTCCGCCCGTCGACGGGATCGTCATGGAGTACGAGATCCAGCTCGACGGGCGGCCGGCGACCACCCTCGTGTGGGGCGGGGCTCCGCCTCGGGGCAGGGCCTCCTACGGCTTCTACGTGGGCGAGAAGGCGGGGGTGACGTACCGCGTGCGGATCCGGGCCAAGCTGCCGGACGGGACCTGGGGCGGGTTCTCGGTGGAGCGGACGGTCACCACCGGCGGGTGA
- a CDS encoding glycoside hydrolase family 75 protein, with product MRVRSLTLAAVGAALLAPVALPALAHPQRPAQHEGGVTAAELLAGARGCVRVSEGLYSSDAGKPAVIPVCGVDGAVYWKADMDIDCDGRPSPRCNRETDPWFQPATSFLQSDGRYLRSESLPFVVVPAPSRVWDFRVHGIKGSSVAAVVHGDRVQYAVVGDTGPQNIIGEASYATAKRLGIRPDPRTGGTASGVTYIVFEDSEVTPIEDHGAAVELGEALARKWVEGAGLRRGAAMRGGATN from the coding sequence GTGCGAGTCCGCTCGTTGACGCTGGCCGCGGTCGGCGCCGCCCTGCTTGCCCCCGTCGCGCTGCCCGCCCTGGCCCATCCGCAGCGCCCCGCGCAGCACGAGGGCGGTGTGACCGCCGCCGAGCTGCTGGCCGGGGCGCGCGGCTGTGTCCGGGTCTCCGAGGGGCTGTACAGCAGTGACGCCGGGAAGCCCGCCGTGATCCCCGTCTGCGGTGTCGACGGCGCGGTGTACTGGAAGGCGGACATGGACATCGACTGCGACGGCCGGCCGAGCCCGCGCTGCAACCGCGAGACCGACCCGTGGTTCCAGCCCGCCACGTCCTTCCTGCAGTCCGACGGACGCTACCTCCGCTCCGAGAGCCTGCCGTTCGTCGTCGTCCCCGCCCCGAGCCGCGTCTGGGACTTCCGGGTGCACGGCATCAAGGGCAGCTCCGTCGCGGCTGTGGTCCACGGGGACCGGGTCCAGTACGCCGTCGTGGGCGACACCGGCCCGCAGAACATCATCGGCGAGGCCTCCTACGCCACGGCCAAGAGGCTCGGCATCCGCCCCGACCCGCGCACCGGCGGCACCGCCTCCGGGGTCACCTACATCGTCTTCGAGGACTCGGAGGTGACCCCGATCGAGGACCACGGAGCGGCGGTCGAACTCGGCGAGGCACTCGCACGAAAGTGGGTGGAGGGCGCGGGGCTGCGCCGAGGGGCGGCGATGAGGGGCGGGGCGACGAACTGA